The genomic region AATTCATTTTATGACATTGTTTATCTTGATAAGTGCTGAATATAACGTTGGATGTATCCTCCTATATCTCTGTAGAATTCGATTCTGTTTTCTTGTTGGTTGTCTTACTGCAGATGCAGTGAGCCAAGAGGTCATACCTTGAACCCTGTCTGGCTCACAGCCTCACGGAGGAAAAATTAGTGCATACATTCTGTTCCATTGTTTATTTTTGTGAGTAAACTGCTTAGTCTGACATCTTGCTTTCTCTTTAATAGGCATGGTTACATAAGTTGGGGACAGAACAGTCAAGTGACTCCTGCCTCTATCATGAACAGGATGATATGTTTTCAATTGATCTTCACGCTTCTGAGAGCAAAAAGTTCTTGTTTGTTGCATCCGAAAGTAAAATTACAAGATTCAACTTTTACCTTGATCATTCAAAGCCTGAAGATGGGCTTATGGTTCTGACACCTCGCCTAGATGGCATTGATACATTTGTTAGCCATCGAggaaatcatttttttataaagaggAGGAGTGACCAGTTTTTTAATTCTGAAGTAATTGCTTGTCCATTGGAAAATACATCTGAAACTACAGTTCTTCTTCCACACAGGGAAAGGTGATAACTAAATTTTTATATCCTTACTCCGCTTGCAGGACCTTAATAATGTTCATGAATGGAttgtcttttttaatttttaaaatcatGCACGCACGTGATTTATGTTTTCTCAATATTACGTCTAATTTTCCCCGGTGAAATTAAGTATAtagataattaaaaaattatatatcgACATGTGATTTGCAGTGCATTTTCCAGAAATGAAACTGGAAATTTTCCTTGAGCCATTCACTAGCTTTTTTTCTCACATATGCACTGTCTTAACTGTGAATAAGAGAGAACTGATAATGGAATGAGTTAGATGTGTTGTTCACTACTCCATGCCACCTGGTCCAATTGTTGTGTATGGATTTGCGTACTTTTCTATAACTTTTTCTCAGGGCCTGATATTTTTTTACCTTCACTATTCTTAGCAGGCATGTTTTCTTTGTTAGTTTAGGCATACTAATTTAGAAATTTCTTCAGTGTGAAAATTCAGGATATACATCTTTTTAGTGATCACCTTGTTGTATATGAGCGTGAAGAGGGTCTACCAAAAGTCACTATCTATCAACTTCCAGATGTTGGACAACCACTTAAAACCCTTCATGGTGGTCAAGCTGTTAAATTTTTGGATCCCACATACTCTGTGGATCCATCAGAATCAGAATTTTCTTCCAGCATCTTACGATTTTCTTATAGCTCCATGAAAACACCTCCCTCTGTGTACGATTATGATATGAAGACAGGTGTTTCTGTTTTGAAGAAGATTGAAACAGTAAGTTGTATTTATTATTACttcaaatactaaattttaGGAGCCTAACCCTTAGTATACTTGTCCTTTTAACTCTCTTGTCATGTACATGTTTATTGTTGCAATAGTAatgatttaatttttacttttttgaaaGTAAGCTTTGCGGTTATTCCATTTACTATCTCTACCTGGCCTTGGGTTCCTGTGTATGTGTATTTGTGATAGGTGGTGTTGTCATTTATGTTTCTCAGGTTTTGGGAGGTTTTGAAGCATCAGATTATGTTACAGAAAGGAAATGGGCTAGTGCTCTAGATGGTACTCAGATTCCAATATCAATTGTTTATAGGAAGGATATTGTAAAACTTGATGGATATGATCCATTGCTACTCTACGGCTATGGCTCTTATGAGGTAACAGAAGAATTCGTATGATTACACTGAAAAGCTTATTTCTTGTAGAAAATTTTGTgagatgctttgaattggaCAATTAGAAGGTACAGCACTGAAATCTGAAGCCCTTAAAAATATATGACCAGATCCATTTTTAAACATGTAGCCATCACAAAAGAAACTTTTGTGCTTTTGATACGTTACTGCTCTGTGGATATTCCTTTTCCAATATCTGAATCAATTGACATCTTAAGAAAGTTTTCTTGTTATTACCTTATAGGTTGTCTGTTTAATGCATTATGTATCATCCAGTTGGATTAGTAATTAAAATATAGAATTTTGTTTCTGGCCTATGATGGCTAATTCTAATCACAATTTGGTAAAATTGTTCAAGTATGTTGGACATAGTCAGTGGCCCTCACAATTGAAAATACTGTAGGAGGCAATATCCTTTTAGCCATTTGGAAGAGGGCTTATTTTGTTCGTTGCTTGTTTTCATTTCTCTCTCAGTGACTCAAGAGTTTTATTATGTCAATAGATCTGTATAGATGCCAGCTTTAAAGCTTCAAGGCTGTCTTTGCTGGATAGGGGTTTTATATATGCTATAGCTCATATTCGTGGGGGTGGTGAAATGGGGAGGCAGTGGTACGAGAATGGAAAGTtgctgaagaagaaaaatacgTTTACAGATTTTATTGCTTGTGCTGAGTATTTGATAGAAAAGAAATATTGCTCCAAAGAAAGATTATGCATTGATGGAAGGAGTGCAGGGGGATTGCTTATTGGTGCTGTTCTTAATATGAGGCCTGATTTGTTCAAGGCTGCTGTTGCTGGAGTGCCTTTTGTTGATGTTCTGACTACAATGCTTGACCCAACTATCCCCCTTACAACTTCAGAGTGGGAGGTATTTTCATTTCCTCATCAGATCCTGACCCTGAAAGTTTTAACAGGATGAATCAAATGCATGTGATAAACATCTAGTTTTATTGATATCATTCTAGACATCGGCAATTTAATCATCCCATCTTGGGTATTTACTATTTTTCACTGTGGTggataataatttaatcatcacataatttttttttggtctgaATATTCACATCATTCTAGACATCTTGCAAAACCGAGTGTAGtggcattctaggattcatgTAGTGAGATAAGCCTGGGTTGTTGTATTCTAGAcatctctaaaaaaaaattccaacaccAGTTTACTGAtattgccattttcttttttccactgTATAAGTTCTGGGGTTCTTTGCTTGAAATTTCTTTGTACATTTGTTGGTTTTACAGATCTACCTAGTTATATCCGTTTTCCCTGTCTTTACGATCTTAATTGACTTTTGGCGACTGCAGTCAGGTTGCTGCTATATTCTCCCAAGGTGTAGGTTTAGACACCAACTACATTCACtggtataattttatttttgcagGAATGGGGTGACCCACGTAAAGAGGAGTTCTACTTTTACATGAAGTCATATTCCCCTGTTGACAACGTGAGATGACAATATAACCTATGCTGTACTACTTTAATCAGTATATTTATAACAGTTAAGCTAGAATAACCATAAGTTGGCATCATTAAAGTCATCACTTCTTTCCtacccatccaaacaacaaaaatgaatagGCAACTTAAATCATGTATTTTCTCTAAAATCCCAAACGCATTACTAGGTCATGAATTGTAGTACATTCCAAAACATTTTGTTTACTCTAATAATCTATATTTGGCATTATTTTATACAGGTTAAGGCTCAAAATTATCCGAACATTCTTGTTACTGCTGGTCTAAATGGTAGGCATAATATCATAACACTTTTGCTTCCGCAATTTCAATATCTTCATTATCAGTTTAAATAATAGGAAGGATACAAATTGTACTTTCATATCCAATAGATGTATTCTTCGCCTAATGTCATATCTGACGTATTATTTCTCCAATTGAAACACTGGTTTTTTGCAACAGATCCACGGGTTATGTACTCAGAACCTGCTAAATTTGTGGCAAATCTAAGGGATAAGAAGACTGATAAAAACATCATTATGTTTAAATGTGAACTTGGTGCTGGGCATTTTTCAAAGTCAGGGAGGTAATATTGTTTCTGTTATTACGCGTAAAGCTATTCACTTGTGCTggaatttttaagtttttatttatttatttatttaaaacctCACCTCACCCcaagaattgaagaatatcatcTATGAAAATAAcctctttaaaaaataaaacggtGAGGGATTAGTAATAGCGGTTTATGTAAAGTGAGACTCCTTCAAGGCTATTGTAAAGAGAAACTCCCAAATATTTCTAGGAGTAACAAGAGCTAGAACATGACAACCCTTCTACCCAATCTTGAACTAAGTTCAGATACCTTCTCACACGTGTTCATGGTTTGTATAGTCAAACTCTTATTATTATCTACGTTCTTCTTAAGGTTCTCTGTTGCCAACTAATCAACCATTCCATGTCTATGTAGCTTAAGCTTTTAAACTTATATTGGATTCGACTAATTTGTATAAACCTTTAGGTCTCTACCCTTTTACTTGTGTGCATTGCTTTGCCGTGTGGGGTGTAAATGTTTCTGAACATTTCGAAAGATTCATGTTTTTCCCAAGGAAATTGTTTCTGAAACAGAGTCTGAGTCTGTTTTTCACCGTAAATAGAgttttattttacgtttgtttTACTTATATAGATAGACAGAAAAACTTTATTGCCTTTGAGATATAGTTGAAGTCTGAAATATTTCCACATACTATCTGTAATGAAGTAATAATTCTTGTTTGGCGCAGGTTTGAGAAGCTTCAAGAAGATGCCTTCATATATACCTTCATAATGAAGACTCTAGATATGGTTCCTGCCGGAGGGTCCGGGGGGAATTAAGTATACTGCTTCAGGTAGGATGTGGTGTGACTCCGCTGTGTTACCTAGTATATCATTCACATAAAAAACGATATCAGCAacaccttttctttttcctgggtTTGTAATATCAACAACGCCCAACAAGACGAGCAAACCACTTTCAAAATGTTGAGAggctttttctttgtttttgtttttattatgttttattattataGAGTAAGACTTGCCCCTGAAAAATACAAATGAATAGGTTTTCTTGTTTAGCATGAAAAGAAAACACAAGAGCGGCCTTAAATAGAAGAAAATGAGTGTTTGGGCGCTTGCTTGCCACCTTTGAAGGCAGGTGGGTTGGTCGGCCTCAGTCCATTCAAATTTGTGAATATGTTGGTGCAACTTAATTAGAGGAAAACCATAACAAAACGAGACTAGTGTTGATTTCAAATTTGCAGTAGAAAGAACCTAGTAAGGAATAAGGAGATTCTCTGACGTAAGTGTTTCTATTCGAGTTGGcttttttgtgtttcttttcttgcatgttgtttatttttggtttggtttgcttGGGGTAGTTGAGTGTTTTTATCTTTAAATCGGCATtggagatggatggatggatgggatGTCAACATCGTTTTGCGTAAATCCTGATTGCGacataacaaacaaaacaaaacaaaatgagaagtgttattggcattttaaaaatcttattctacacttctcacaaatatttttttttttcctaatatagaaaattttgagtgtaaataagatttttggagtactaataacaatttccaacAAAATAAATCCTTGTCTCCATCCTCGCAACAGAATCAAGCTGATAACCACAGTTGATTACGTCTTCTCCTCCACTGCCACCCGCTAGTTTCGTCAGTTTCGATCGCACTCTCGCACGGACTACCCTCCCACACCACACCACACAACTTGGattctttctcttccttttttcaTCCCATTTCCTtccctcctctcacattctttattttgtctttctctttctatgtAAAATTTATCTAatatattgacgtgacttaatctTCACAGTTTAAATATAAGAGGAaggaaagagagggaaaaaagaGGGAAGATAATCCTACTCCATCTCTTGttccttctcctctctctcttataTTTGAGTTTACTATTTAGATTTTAGGTACAAAAACCAAACACCGCCAGCCACTATAATCAATCAAATCGATGCCATCCAAGACACCAACACCGTCGTTGGAGAGCAGCCACGGCGGCACCTACTTCCAAAGCCTCTTGAACTCGACCCGCCCCTTCCTCAGGGGTGAGCTGGAGTCCGTTGACAAAAATCTGCCTTCTCTGGTGGCCGTGCTGCGCTCAGTTGGAGCTGGCGAGTGCTGGCACAAGCACGGCACCTTTCTCGAACACCTCGTTGACATCTACCGCATTCTCAAGATATGGAAGGCCCCTGACTCTGTCTGCCTCTGCTCTGCGGCCTGTTTCACTCCTCTTATTCCAATTCCTATCCTATGTCAACCTTGCCATCTTTGATCCTTCCACAGGCCGCGAAGCCGTTCGTGCCCATGTCGGGGAGGCTGCGGAACGCTTGATTCACTTGTTCTGCATTGTCCCCAGACAGCCTCTCATCCACGACGACCTTTTGTTCCACTTCACCGACGCGGAGCTCGTGGAGCATCTCAAACAATCAGAGATGTCGCTGCAGCAGCTGCAGAGCCAATCGGAAGCCGCAAGCCCGAATTGTAGTTGGAGGAACAAGTTGCAGAGTCTTGTTCCTGCAAATGGGGTTACAGTAAAGCACATAAAGACCGGGGAAGATGTGTTGGTATCGAGGAGGGTGGTTGCAGTGTTTGTCCTGATGACCATGGCAGATTTCAGTGATCAACTCTTTGGTTTCCAGGACGAGCTCTTTGATAACAAAGATGGCCGCCTCGAGTTTAGGGGCAACAACTATGGAGCTCTGTGGCCCCGCGATGGCATGCCAGGACTTTGGATGAATTCCATATCAAGGATGGCTGCAATATACAATTTGATAGTGAGAGAGGAGGAGATGTTTATCCAAGAGAAGAAAACTACTAGTACTGCTACTGCTACTGCTGGAAGTGGAGGGGGTGAGAATGCCGGGGCGGACAAATGTAGAGATGAAGACATCGAGCAGGTGGTGCCACCAGTGTTTGACAAATGCACAAGGGTTCTGGATGCGGAAGAGCATTTGGCTGCAAGGGAATTGAACTGGGAAGCTGTATGTGATGTGTCTCAAAAACAGGGAAAGAAAGGAGAGGACAGAGCTGAAGAGTTGCTGTTGAGGTGTGTTGAGAAGAACCCTTTCCTTGGGGAGCCGCATGTGGTGTTGGGTCAGGTTTATTTGACAGAAGCAAGGTTTGAGGAGGCGGAGAGGGAGGCACAGAGAGGGCTAACCCGGATGCTGGAATGGGGGAGTGCTTGGGACAAGAGGATAACTTGGGAAGGATGGATTGCTTGGGCAAGGGTGCTCCTCATGAAGGCAAAGGACAGAAGCTGGCCACAAACTTCCTGGGGCATCGTCAACTTGGGCCTTGTCAGGTAGGCCGAGGATCCATCGCCATCGCCAAGCTTAACCACGGCTTAACCACGGCATATCTacattcaataattttttttttattttaatacatcgatatttttacactaagaggaaggagagttcggctaaatctatattcaataattaaataaaagaattcCCGCAGCCAGTTTTGGAACTCTTTGTCAGTAGGCGATTTCATGCAAATAGGGAGATTGAGGATCTTGCTCAACAAGGAAGATGGTAGTCCATATAATCAAGCCATTACTTCCAGTAAGGACTAAGGAATAAGGATTGCTTTATTACTACTGCACTTTAATTTTATGGTCTAATTCTCTAATGGTTACCCACTTCTTTGAATGTCTGTTGTATCATTTCACTCTAAAGCTAGCGCAATTAACGCAACCTGTCTAATCCAGCTCATGTTTCATCATTCACTTTtgagatatatacatatatatatatatatatataaaggaacaaattaagttaaaattgaGGAACGATAGTTTGACAAATTTCTGCGAATGTTCAACCACTTTCTGACTAATATTACAAAATTACACACAAATGTACGTATATGACATGCTACTAAAAAACATTTGTCTCAGTACAAATTTTGGAAACGCATTTTCATGACCAAAAATGCTATTCTTGCTTTTATACTATATATGTTGTAAACCTTTCTAATAGAGATGAAATCTACATATGTTGGTGAATTCTACCTTTATTAGAGAGGTAGTACaaatatgatatgaaaatatggtaAGTGTAGTATAAACAAGCATCACATATGGAACCGATCGGCAAATTTACACTAGTCTTCCTTCCAAATTAGGAAAAGTGAATAATCATGAGCAATCAACAGTTAAGCAAGCTCTAGGAGTTAATATAATTAGCTCAATCTGAACCATCCACtcatcctcttttttttttttaattatcaccatcatcatcatcagtaGTCAgaaccctttttatttttctaattgattTTGATTAATGTTGATTATATTCAAGATTGTCATTTCATACTATTTAATTAAAAGAGATGCAATTGAGTGGTTAATTTCTTTCTCCAGTTTAGTTGGCAATAATAATTGAGACTTGATATTGAAAGATAACCTGATCGATCAACGCTAATCTTGTACTGCATTCGAGCTTAGACTTGGAAGcgttacaaaaaaaataaggtTCTCTCGTCTAAAGTGTTTGGTTAACTCATGCTAGGTTTTTTGcctcaataataataataataataataattcaaggcacatactactcatgtttaaaaagaaaaataaagaaaatgttaTATTAGTATCGTGTTATTGAGTGAGTCTTAaagatttaaaaaagaaaagaaaaagagaacttGTGTTGTAATTATTAGCTCGTGTGATTGGATTGGACTACATTAAGAAAACTCTTAAGTATTGTCCTTTGCCTTGAGAAGTGAGAAGTGATGTTCGAAGAGTCCACACCAATTAATTACAATTGGAATGGAAAGACAGGAGGAGAAATGATAAGGCCTTTTGTTTGGCACAAGAAAAGATTGTGCGAGAGACCTGTGGATGGCAACGATAACGAGCATTGCGCTACGAAATAcaagggaagggaaggggaGGGGTTAACTTAATtccctaatttttattttattttttaatataggGGTTAATTtgtaaaagtgaaaaaaaagctggttGATTTGGTTGCGGAATTTGAATCTAGTGCGCTCCAACGTTCAAACTGGAGAAGGATCCTCGTGATCATCAAACGGTTACATTACATGTGAGGAAGCGAGATACAAGTTCCATTTATTCCCCGAGAGCCGACCTCacctcttttcttttgttttggttacTATAAATAAGAGACGCAGACACTTGAGAGTTTCAGACATGCAttatgtctcctcctcctccaaaccaaattattacatgcgtattctctctctctctctctctctctctcacacacgcACTTTTTGTAATTCCATTTTTTTCGTCATTCATCCTAGCTAGCtattaagtattaattaattacatactTGCTGTCTAAGTGTCTACGGCAAGCAGGGCAAAGTCCCCTCCTCAAGCTCCTCCACCCTCCTCTCCTGCTGCTACTGCCTGCTTTCCTGCTTTCCAGCTTTCACTTATTCTCTCACTTTCtccttttaaatatatttatcatTGTTCACATTTTATGCTCTGACTTagacctcctcctcctcctccccccaAAATGAGAATGccggtcctcctcctcctcctcacatGGAGATGGCGATGGAGATGGGTTCGTATTTCCGATTCCAACCTATCATTGCTCATGTTTTTGTCAATCCTGCTGTGTTCTACATCCTCAGTGTCGTCGTCATCTCCGGCTGTTTGCTCGGAAGCAGATAGAGCCTCCCTTCTCAGCTTCAAATCCAGAATTTTCAAGGACACAACACAAATGCTGTCTTCGTGGACGGGCAGAGACTGCTGCGCCGGAGGCTGGGAAGGTGTTGAGTGCAACCCAGGTGGTAGGGTTACTGTCTTGCAGTTGCAGCGCCCAGCTTCCGGACGTGATTACATGAAGGGGACTCTCGCCCCTTCTCTTGCCAACTTGAATTTCTTGGAGGTACTCGTTATCAGTGGGCTGAAACTAATTACAGGTCCAATTCCTCAGAGCTTCTCCAATCTCATCCACCTCACCCAACTCGCCCTCGAAGACAACTCCCTCTCTGGCCCCATTCCTTCCGGTCTAGGCCGTTTGTCCTCCCTCCAGAGCCTCTCCCTCAGCGGCAACCGTTTCAGCGGCCACATTCCCCCAAGCCTAGGCCATCTTCTCCATCTTCTCCAACTAGGTTTAGCAAGAAACTCCCTCACAGGTCCTATCCCACCCACCTTTCTAAATTTCCATGCTCTGCAGTACCTTGATTTGAGCTTCAATGCCTTGTCCGGCCCCATTCCAGATTTCGTAGGTCGCCAGCTGCAAAACCTTACTTACATTGATCTCTCCAATAACCAGTTATCTGGTCAGATGCCCATTGCCCTCTTCAGCTTGTCCAAGCTTTTGGACCTGTCCTTGAACCACAACCAACTGACTGGCATCATCCCTGTTCAGGTTGCCGGACTCAAATCTCTCACCACTCTTTCGGTGAGCGCCAATCGACTTACAGGACGTATTCCGGTATCCATTTCAAGATTAAACAACCTTTGGTACCTCAATTTATCCAGGAACGGGTTTTCAGATGCTCTGCCTGAGACCCTTGCCAGGGGCATTCCTTCTCTCTTGTCCATAGACTTGTCTTACAACAATCTCGGTTTAGAGAGCGTTCCATATTGGATCAGAAGCAGACAACTCAGAGATGTTCATCTTGCTGGCTGTCAATTGAGAGGATCCCTCCCAACATTTACAATGCCTGATTCCTTGACCTCTATTGACCTCTCTCACAATCATTTTACCGGTGGAATCTCAGAGCTCCTCACCAACGTGACAAGCTTGCAGAGCCTCAATCTCTCCAACAACCAATTGAAGTCGAATCTTTCAGAAATCAAATTGCCTGACGCAATTTCTTCCGTTGATGTGCACTCAAATCAGCTCGTGGGATCTCTCTCAAGAATCTTAAACGACAGGACAAGCAGTTTTTTGGAGTTTTTGGATGTCTCCCATAACCAAATTTCAGGTGAAATTCCAGAGTTTAAGGCAGGCTTGAGGCTCAAAGTGCTCCACATGGGAAGCAACAAGATTTCCGGTCACATCCCCGATTCAGTTTCAAACCTGACTCAACTTGAAAGGTTTGATGTATCAAGGAACCAGATGACAGGCACCATCCCTACAAGTTTGGGGTTGCTGGTGAAACTGAAATGGCTCGACGTGTCCGTCAATGGGCTCACAGGAAGGATTCCAAATAGCCTATTGGGGATTGAAGGGCTCAGACACGCAAGCTTCAGGGCAAACAGGTTATGCGGAGAGATCCCACAAGGGAGACCATTCAACATTTTCCCTGCAGCTGCTTACGTGCACAATTTGTGCTTATGTGGCAAGCCAATGCCACCTTGCAGGGGCAGGGGAAAGAAACAAGAAGCAAATATGATGAGCCAGTAAGAGGCTGACTCAGACTTGAGAAAACATGAGCATTTTCATTGATATTACATGTAATATACAAAACAGCACGTAGGACAATCTCCGGAAGAGCCAAGATCCATGAAAGATAGTAACTTATTATCTATTTATCATATTCACTTTTAACTTAAGAAGCCTCATCTGTTTACATACCTAGAATAGAAAATGTACGTTCTTTCCTATGTCAAGCTTATGCTTACACATTCAAATTAAAGAGAATCATTTGCTTCAGAAAGTGCCTCGCAACGAAAACAAGAATTGAGACCACCAAGATTGCCGAATAAGAAGTggaataaatcaaatgatgacAACCGACTTATTTTCAATGCACTTTGTAATTTGAAATGATACAGCAAGTAAGCACTAGGCAATTCATGTTTCAACATACGCCAACCAATTATAACACAAAAACacaaatggaattgaaatgctCAACTACTAGATTTGCATTCACAAGTCCACCAAGAAAAAAGGATGCTCGTGAATCAATGAAGAACGATATATATTATAACTAGTTTCAGGAAAGCCGTAGATAGCTCAGATACAACCAGCCTCAGAATTTACAAGAATCTAGAAACATGCATCAGACTCATTCCCTCCAAACAGAGAGGAACATACAACTTTCTATGAAAAGGTTTGTCAAACTAGACCAAAACTAGTACGCTAGTACTACTCCTCATCACCATCAGATATTTCTTC from Pyrus communis chromosome 4, drPyrComm1.1, whole genome shotgun sequence harbors:
- the LOC137730581 gene encoding receptor-like protein 12; its protein translation is MRMPVLLLLLTWRWRWRWVRISDSNLSLLMFLSILLCSTSSVSSSSPAVCSEADRASLLSFKSRIFKDTTQMLSSWTGRDCCAGGWEGVECNPGGRVTVLQLQRPASGRDYMKGTLAPSLANLNFLEVLVISGLKLITGPIPQSFSNLIHLTQLALEDNSLSGPIPSGLGRLSSLQSLSLSGNRFSGHIPPSLGHLLHLLQLGLARNSLTGPIPPTFLNFHALQYLDLSFNALSGPIPDFVGRQLQNLTYIDLSNNQLSGQMPIALFSLSKLLDLSLNHNQLTGIIPVQVAGLKSLTTLSVSANRLTGRIPVSISRLNNLWYLNLSRNGFSDALPETLARGIPSLLSIDLSYNNLGLESVPYWIRSRQLRDVHLAGCQLRGSLPTFTMPDSLTSIDLSHNHFTGGISELLTNVTSLQSLNLSNNQLKSNLSEIKLPDAISSVDVHSNQLVGSLSRILNDRTSSFLEFLDVSHNQISGEIPEFKAGLRLKVLHMGSNKISGHIPDSVSNLTQLERFDVSRNQMTGTIPTSLGLLVKLKWLDVSVNGLTGRIPNSLLGIEGLRHASFRANRLCGEIPQGRPFNIFPAAAYVHNLCLCGKPMPPCRGRGKKQEANMMSQ
- the LOC137731554 gene encoding uncharacterized protein gives rise to the protein MGMGMRMHKQWQWQWRRGNLLPLVYLPVVVLSSCGGGAGSSLGFSVRASTSSEPTSRVRMSESKMQRPPVAKKVEHKMEMFGDVRVDNYYWLRDDSRSDPQVLSYLQQENDYTQFLMSGNKKFEDQLYSEIRGRIKEDDISAPERKGPYYYYQRTLKGMEYVQHCRRFIPKTKSSEGDADPPVSVYDTMPTGPDAPPEHVILDENVMAKNHAYYSIAAFKVSPNNNLVAYAEDTKGNEIYTVYVIDAETGAPVGLPLVGTTSYLEWAGNEALVYITMDETLRPDKAWLHKLGTEQSSDSCLYHEQDDMFSIDLHASESKKFLFVASESKITRFNFYLDHSKPEDGLMVLTPRLDGIDTFVSHRGNHFFIKRRSDQFFNSEVIACPLENTSETTVLLPHRESVKIQDIHLFSDHLVVYEREEGLPKVTIYQLPDVGQPLKTLHGGQAVKFLDPTYSVDPSESEFSSSILRFSYSSMKTPPSVYDYDMKTGVSVLKKIETVLGGFEASDYVTERKWASALDGTQIPISIVYRKDIVKLDGYDPLLLYGYGSYEICIDASFKASRLSLLDRGFIYAIAHIRGGGEMGRQWYENGKLLKKKNTFTDFIACAEYLIEKKYCSKERLCIDGRSAGGLLIGAVLNMRPDLFKAAVAGVPFVDVLTTMLDPTIPLTTSEWEEWGDPRKEEFYFYMKSYSPVDNVKAQNYPNILVTAGLNDPRVMYSEPAKFVANLRDKKTDKNIIMFKCELGAGHFSKSGRFEKLQEDAFIYTFIMKTLDMVPAGGSGGN